ATGCTCGACTGGTTGCAACACACCGCTGTGCCGTGGGCGCAGTCGAAACTGGGCTTGTCTGACGGGTTCTGGAAGTTCGACAAGGTCAAAGCGGCGATCAGCGAACACATGGGTCAGACCACCGATATCGTCGGTGTGGTGCTGAGCCAGGCAACCGCGTCGAGTCTGGCGTTGATCGGCTGGCTGGCCAATCTGGTGCTGATCCCGGTAGTGAGTTTCTACCTGCTGCGCGACTGGGACGTGATGATGGCCAAGATCCGCAGCCTGCTGCCGCGTGATCGTGAAGAGCGCGTGGTGGCGCTGGCTGGCGAATGCCATGAAGTGCTGGGTGCCTTTGTGCGCGGGCAGTTGCTGGTGATGTTGGCGCTGGGCGTGATTTATGCGGCGGGGCTGATGATTGTCGGCCTGGAGCTGGGCCTGTTGATTGGTCTGATCGCAGGTCTGGCGGCGATCGTGCCGTACATGGGCTTTGTGATCGGCATTGGCGCGGCGCTGATCGCCGGGTTGTTCCAGTTCGGTGGCGATCTGTACCCGATGATCGGGATCGTCGCAGTATTCATGGTCGGTCAGGCGCTGGAAGGCATGGTGCTGACGCCGCTGTTGGTGGGCGACCGGATCGGCCTGCATCCGGTGGCGGTGATCTTTGCGATTCTGGCTGGCGGTGAGCTGTTCGGTTTCACCGGTGTGCTGCTGGCACTGCCGGTGGCGGCGGTGATTATGGTGTTGGTGCGCCACGTGCACGATTTGTACAAAGATTCCGACATCTATAGTGGGGTCGACGAACCCGAGTTGTAACTTCATCGTGGGCCGCCCGGCATTGCGCCGGGTTGGCCCGTGTTTTGCGGGTCAACTGGAGCGGCAGCGTCAGAGAATCTGCCATAAAACCAGTGTGTTAACGCAAACCTTTGATTTTGCTTGGACTCTGTCGCATTGTGCGCTCAGCTTCACGGGTATAAACTTCGCAAACTTTACACAGAGGCCACTAACGGTTCCTTGAGAACTGTTCAGTCAGCATGAAACCGATTCAGCTGCCCCTAGGTGTGCGTCTGCGTGACGACGCCACCTTCATCAACTACTACCCAGGCGCCAATGCCGCTGCACTCGGCTATGTCGAGCGCTTATGCGAAGCCGACGCCGGCTGGACAGAAAGCCTGATCTACCTGTGGGGCAAACACGGCGTAGGGCGTACGCATCTGTTGCAGGCAGCATGTCTGCGTTTCGAGCAGATGGGGGAGCCGGCGGTGTACCTGCCACTGGCCGAGTTGATGGATCGCGGCGTCGAGATTCTCGACAACCTCGAGCAGTACGAGCTGGTTTGCCTGGATGACTTGCAGGTAATTGCCGGCAAGGCTGACTGGGAGGAGGCGATGTTTCATCTGTTCAATCGTCTGCGTGACAGTGGTCGGCGTCTGCTGATCGCTGCATCTACTTCACCGCGTGAGCTGCCGGTCAAACTGGCTGACTTGAAATCACGGCTGACGCTGGCGCTGATTTTCCAGATGCGCCCACTCTCCGACGAAGACAAATTACGTGCCCTGCAATTGCGCGCATCGCGTCGTGGTCTGCACCTGACCGATGAAGTCGGGCATTTTATTTTGACCCGCGGTACCCGCAGCATGAGTGCATTGTTCGACTTGCTCGAACAGCTCGATCAGGCCTCTTTGCAGGCTCAGCGCAAGCTGACAATTCCCTTTCTCAAAGAAACGCTAGGTTGGTAAATCCAAGGCTTTCAGCGGGTTTCGGCAAATTTCAGGCGCCAGAAAATCCGCTTTCCTGCACGTTGTACAGGCTACGTTTCGATTCAAATGGGCTTAAGCGCTTAGATGTAAACGAGAAACCGGGAAGTCACAAAAAGATCGATTGAATTTGCAAATGAGGTTGATAGCGGGCATAGTCTCGGCTTCTTTACAACTATCAGCCACGGTCGTGCCCATGCTAAAGCGCTTCGCACCCCTCGTGCCTCTCGCACTCGTCACCCTGTTGTACGGTTGTGCTGCTCATTCTCCAGTCCAAGAGCAGCCTCAACAGGTTAAAAATTCTGCCACTGCCCAGTCTTCTGTTATTTACCAGGAAGAGCTGGACACCGAAAAAGAACTGTCGGACTTCAACAAGAAGCCGTACGAGCTTCCGGTTCTGGCCGACAGCATCCTCGAACGCGGCATGTCCCTGATCGGTACCCGTTACCGTTTTGGCGGTACCTCCGAAGCCGGTTTCGATTGCAGCGGTTTCATCGGCTATCTGTTCCGCGAAGAAGCCGGCATGAACCTGCCGCGCTCCACTCGCGAAATGATCAATGTGGATGCGCCGCTGGTATCGCGCAGCAACCTTGAGCCTGGCGATCTGCTGTTCTTCGCCACCAACGGTCGTCGCGGTCGTGTCAGCCACGCCGGGATCTACCTGGGTGACAATCAGTTCATTCACTCCAGCAGTCGTCGCAGCGGCGGTGTTCGCATAGACAGCCTGGGTGACAGTTACTGGAGCAAGACCTTCATCGAAGCCAAACGTGCTTTGGCGAACGCTCCTACCGTAGTGACTGCTCGCAAGTAATCTCCCCGTTGTCGCTGCATTCGCGGCGACAAAAACGGCTTCCGGGAACGGAGTAGACCTATACTTTACAAGGTGAAGTTAAAGTCTTACTTGAAGTTTGCCGCGTAGCCGCTAGAATCCTGAATCTATATTGATGGCAAACCGCCTGCGTGCCACGCAGGCGGTTTTGTTTTCTGTCCATCCGGCAGAGAAAGCCGCAGCCAGATCAGGATGTTCTGCTTATGACCATGTCGGCCCGCCTCGCATTGATGTTCTTCGCAGCGTTGCTCAGCGCCTGCGCCAGTCGTACGCCGCCAACTGCGCCGGTGGTTCGCGCGCCGGTGGTGTTCGGTCCCTCCCAAGCCTTTTCTCCTGCTGCTGAAGACGTGTTGTTTCGCGCCCTCGGCCTGGTCGGCACGCCTTATCGCTGGGGCGGCAATACGCCGGATTCGGGATTTGATTGCAGTGGGCTGATCGGCTTCGTTTACCGTGATGCGGCGGGTATTTCTCTGCCGCGCTCCACGCGCGAGCTGATCGTCATGCAGGCGCCCAATGTCGGCAAGGAAGGCTTGCAGACCGGTGACCTGATCTTCTTCGCCACCAATGGCGGCTCGCAGGTCAGCCATGCGGGGATTTATGTCGGGGAAGGGCGATTCGTGCATGCGCCGGCAACTGGCGGCACGGTGAAGCTCGATAGCCTGTCGAAGGCGTATTGGCAGAAGGCGTATCTGAGTGCGAAGCGGGTGTTGCAGCCTGAGCATCTGGCGCATAACCCGTAATTCAAGTTGCCCAAAATCTAATGTGTAGGAGTGAGCCTGCTCGCGATGACGGTGTCAGATTCAACATCAATGTTGAATGATCGACCGCTATCGCGAGCAGGCTCACTCCTACAGTTGTTTGTGCATGGCGAAAACTATTTGCTGGCCGACACCCGCCAAACCTTGTTCCCCACATCATCCGCCACCAGCAAGCCACCTTGTTGGTCGATCACGACGCCAACCGGGCGACCCAGTGCGTTCTCGTCCTTGTCGAGGAAACCGGTCAGCACATCCACCGGTTGGCCGTTCGGCTTGCCGCCGGTAAACGGCACGAAAATCACCTTGTAACCGCTGTGCGGCTTGCGATTCCAAGAGCCGTGCTGGCCAATGAACGCGCCTTCCTTGAACTGCGCCGGCAATTTGTTGCCTTCGGCGAAAGTCAGGCCGAGCGAAGCGGTATGCGGGCCGACGGCGTAGTCCGGGGCGATGGCTTTGGCGACCAGGTCGGGGTTCTGCGGCTCTACCCGCACATCGACGTGCTGACCGTAATAGCTGAATGGCCAGCCATAGAAGCCGCCATCCTTGACCGAGGTAATGTAGTCCGGCACCAGATCGCTGCCGATCTCGTCACGTTCGTTGACGGCTGTCCACAGCGCGCCACTGGTAGGCTCCCAGGCCAGACCGTTAGGGTTGCGGATGCCCGAGGCAAAGATCCGGTGATTGCCGGTGGCCCGGTCCACTTCCCAGATTGCTGCGCGACCTTCTTCCTGATCCATGCCGTTTTCGCCGACGTTGCTGTTCGAGCCGACGGTGACGTACAGCTTGCTGCCGTCCTTGCTGGCGATAACGTTTTTCGTCCAGTGGTGATTCAGCGTGCCACCGGGCAGATCCGTGACCTTGATCGGCTGCGTCTTGATCTCGGTCGCACCGGCTTCGTAGTTGAAGCGCAGCAAGCGATCGGTGTCGGCGACATACAGATCATTGCCGACTAGAGTCATGCCAAACGGCGAATTGAGATTCTGCAAAAACACTGTGCGGGTTTCGGCCACGCCGTCGTGGTCGGCGTCACGCAGCAGCGTGATGCGATTCGGGCTTGGCACGCCAGCGCCGGCCTTGCCCATGACTTGCTTCATCACCCAGCCACGGATGCCTTGGCTGTCGTCGGGTTTTGGTGGGGCGTTGGTTTCTGCCACCAGCACATCGCCGTTGGGCAGCACGTATAGCCAGCGCGGATGATCGAGGCCTTCGGCAAACGCAGCCACCTGTGTGCCTGTCGCCGCAGTCGGTTTTGCGCCTTCGGGCCAGCCGATCGCCGGGGCGATATTCACCGTCGGGATCAGGGTTTTGTTCGGTTCGGGCAGTTTCGGTGACGGGCCGGTGCCGTCGGTGACCTGCAGGCTGGAGGATTCACCACAGGCGGCGAGCCCTCCGGCGAGAGCGATGACGAGAGCGAGCTGGGACTTGCGCATTACTGATCTTCCCTATGAATGCATTGACCTAATCATAGAGAAGCGCGCAAGCCCGATGGTTCAACTGCTCAACCGCGGGCCTCTTTGAACAGCACGGCGATGCCCGGATGATAATTGCCGGCTTCGCTGCGCAACTTGCGGTAGGCGTAGGGGAAATACCAGGCGACGGCGCAGGTGTGTTCCTTCTGTAGGTCGTCGACCATGTCCTGCAATTCTTCAGGGCTGGCGCTGTGCTGGGCTTTTTGCGGCGCGACAAACAGGCAGCCGAGCTTGAGGTCGCTGGCGAAGCTGATGCGTTTGGCGTCGCTGGTGATCTCCAGCAGGGCTTGGGTCAGGTTGAGGTTGTTGACGCGCGGCCAGCGTTGCGTGGCCTGAATGTAAGCGCGGTCTTCGCTGCCGGCGAGGAGCAGATCGGCTCGGGCATTGCGTTCGCCTTCTTCGCTCTGCTTGCGCGTGGCGGTCTGTTCCAGTGTCACCAGTTCGGCCATCCAGGCTGCCGCCGAAAGCAGGCCGAGATTGGCTTTCTCGTCATGCCAGTAGGGTGTGTCGCTGTCGCCGCGTACGGCGTTGTAGCGGTCGATACAGTCAAACCAGCGCTCCAGCACCGGGCGCAGAAATTCCAGGCGCGGGTTGCTGATGATCATGCCTTGCATGTGGCTCACCTTATTCTTGTGTGATGTGAGATTGTGGCTCTTTGATATCACTCTTGAGACTGTGGCACAAGATTGGCGTCAGATAATTGATCGGTGGCAGTTATTCGCCCGTTGGCCCCCTCTTTAATTGACGCTCCACCCCCAACCCTCTAACCTTCGCGGCTTGTTTCAGGTGCTCTGTGGCTTGCGTCGACAGAGTGAAACAGGGAAGCCGGTGAGGGTTGTCTTCAGAGCAAGCACGACCACGATCCCGGCGCTGCCCCCGCAACGGTAAATGAGTGAAAACTGCGTCTTGTGCCACTGCTCAACAGCGGGAAGGCGCGCAGTCCGGCGAACGCCGCTCATGAGCCCGGAGACCGGCCTGATCCATCCAGCGGCATCACGGTGGGCGATGCCAGGCTTTTTGCCGTCTATTCTTGTGCCTGCCCGCCGTTATCCAGCCTCAACGGAGAGCTCCCCCATGACTGATTCCCCCGAGCGTGACGAACGCCATCTGGCGCGTATGCAGCGCAAAAAAGCCGTGATCGATGAACGCATCGCCAACTCGCCCGACGAGTGCGGCCTGGTGCTGGTCCTGACCGGCAACGGCAAAGGCAAAAGCAGCTCGGCGTTCGGCATGCTCGCCCGCGCCATGGGCCACGGCATGCAGTGCGGCGTGGTGCAGTTCATCAAGGGCCGCAACAGCACGGGCGAAGAGTTGTTCTTCCGCCGCTTCCCCGAGCAAGTGCGTTTCCACGTCATGGGCGAGGGCTTCACTTGGGAAACCCAGGATCGCCAGCGCGACATCGCCGCCGCCGAAGCCGCGTGGGCCGTGTCTCGCGAACTGCTGCGCGACCCGTCGATCGGTCTGGTGGTGCTGGATGAATTGAACATCGCCCTCAAGCACGGCTACCTCGACCTCGATCAGGTGCTCAGCGATTTGCAGGCGCGGCCGCCGATGCAGCACGTGGTCGTCACCGGTCGCGGCGCCAAGCCGGAAATGGTCGAGATGGGCGACACCGTCACCGAAATGGGCATGCTCAAACACGCCTTCCAGGCTGGCATCAAAGCGCAGAAAGGCGTCGAACTTTGAATCAACCACGTCACTGCCCGGCGGTACTGATCGCCGCGCCGGCCTCCGGTCAGGGCAAGACCACCGTCACCGCCGCGCTCGCCCGTTTGCATCGCAATCAGGGGCGCAAGGTGCGCGTGTTCAAGTGCGGGCCGGACTTTCTGGATCCGATGATTCTCGAGCGCGCCAGCGGTGCGCCGGTGTATCAACTGGACATGTGGATGGTCGGCGAGCACGAGAGTCGTCGTCTGTTGTGGGAAGCCGCCGCTGAAGCCGATCTGATTCTGATCGAAGGCGTGATGGGCCTGTTTGACGGCACGCCGTCGAGCGCCGATCTGGCGCGGCATTTCGGCGTGCCGGTGCTCGGTGTGATCGACGGCACGGCCATGGCGCAGACCTTTGGTGCATTGGCACTGGGCTTGGCGAAGTATCAGCCGGATCTGCCGTTTGCCGGCGTACTGGCCAACCGGGTCGGTACTTTGCGTCACGCACAATTGCTTGAAGGCAGCCTCACCGAAGGTTTGCGCTGGTACGGCGCGTTGTCCCGCGAGACCGGGATCGAGTTGCCAAGTCGCCATCTCGGTCTGGTGCAGGCGAGTGAGCTGAACGATCTCGATATGCGTCTGGGTGCGGCGGCTGAAGCGCTCGCCAGCAGTTGCGAGGTAGCGCTGCCACCGGCCGTGGAATTCGCCGCACCTGAAGTGCTGATTGCCGAACCGTTACTCAAAGATGTACGAATCGCCGTCGCCCGCGATGAAGCCTTTGCCTTCACCTATGGCGCGAGCCTCGACTTGCTGCGAGCGATGGGCGCTGAGTTGAGTTTCTTCTCGCCGATTCGCGACACGCAATTACCTGAGGCGGACAGCCTTTACCTGCCCGGCGGTTACCCGGAATTGCATCATGTGGCGCTGGCGCAGAACACCGCGATGCTCGACGCGATCCGTGCGCATCATGCGGCTGGCAAGCCGTTGCTCGCTGAATGCGGTGGCATGCTTTATCTGCTCGACTCGTTGACCGACGTCGAGGGCACGCGTGCTGAACTGGTTGGTTTGCTCGCGGGCGATGCGGTGATGCAAAAGCGTCTCGCCGCTTTGGCGTTGCAAGCAGTCGATCTGCCGGAAGGTTCGCTGCGTGGCCACACTTATCACCATTCTCTGACGACCACTGAACTGACGCCGATAGCCCGGGGCTTGAGCCCGAATGGCGGGCGTGGGGCCGAGGCGGTTTATCGGGAAGGACGGATGACGGCTTCGTACGTGCACTTTTATTTTCCGTCGAACCCGGTGGCTATCGCTGCGCTGTTTGCGCCTGACTCCGAAGCCGCCTTCGCGAGCAGGCTCGCTCCCACAGTTGAAACGGTGGTGACTGAAGAAATGCGATCCCTTGTGGGAGCGAGCCTGCTCGCGAAAGGGCCATGACAGACAGCACATTCTCCGAAGCCGAGCGCGAAGCGGTTTATAGAGTCATCGCCGAACGCCGCGACATGCGCCATTTCACCGGCGGCACCGTCGCGCCCGAACTGCTGAGCCGCTTGCTCGAAGCCGCGCACCAGGCGCCAAGTGTCGGCCTGATGCAGCCGTGGCGTTTCATCCGTATCAGCGACCGCACCCTGCGCGGGCAGATTCAGCATCTGGTGGAAGAAGAGCGCATCCGCACCGCCGAAGCCCTCGGCGAGCGCAGTGATGAGTTCATGAAACTCAAGGTCGAAGGCATCAACGACTGCGCCGAAGTGCTGGTCGCCGCGCTGATGGATGATCGCGAAAAACACATCTTCGGTCGTCGCACGCTGCCGGAAATGGACATGGCCTCGCTGTCCTGTGCGATCCAGAATCTGTGGCTGGCGTCGCGCGCCGAAGGCTTGGGCATGGGCTGGGTCTCGCTGTTCGAGCCGCAGGCACTTGCCGATCTGTTGCAACTGCCGGCCGGGGCCAAGCCGCTGGCGGTTTTGTGCTTGGGGCCGGTCAAGGAATTCTATCCGGCGCCGATGCTGGTACTCGAAGGGTGGGCGCAGGCGCGTCCGCTCAATGAGTTGCTGTATGAAAATTACTGGGGAGTGAGTCAATGAGTGTGGCGTTGTTGAGTGTCGCCGCAGTGGCGCTGGATGCGCTGCTGGGTGAACCGAAACGCTGGCATCCGCTGGTGGCGTTCGGCAATTTTGCCGGGCGCATCGAGCAACGCTTCAACGCCGGTGGCCGTGGCTGGCGCAGTCATGGTGTCACCGCGTGGGTGATCGCGGTGCTGCCGCTGACGTTGCTCGCCACCGCGTTTTCCTGGGCGCCATACGTGGGCTGGATCGTCGAGATTCTCGCGCTGTATTGCGCGCTCGGCATGCGCAGCCTCGGCGAACACGTCGAACCGGTGGCCAAGGCGTTGCGCGCTGATGATCTGGACGAGGCGCGCAAGCGTGTCGGCTATCTGGTCAGCCGCCAGACCAGCGAACTCGACAGCACTGCCGTCGCTCGTGCCGCCACCGAATCGGTGCTGGAAAACGGCAGCGATGCGGTGTTCGCCGCGCTGTTCTGGTTTGCCGTGGCGGGCGCGCCGGGCGTCGTCCTCTACCGTTTGAGCAACACCCTCGACGCGATGTGGGGCTATCGCAACGAACGCTTCGAGCGTTTCGGCTGGTGCGCCGCAAAAATCGACGACGTCCTCAATTACATTCCCGCACGCCTTGTGGCTTTGACTTACGCAGTGCTGGGCAAAACCCGACTGGCCTTGAAGTGCTGGCGTACCCAGGCGCCGAAATGGGACAGCCCCAATGCCGGCCCGGTGATGGCGGCCGGTGCCGGTGCGCTCGGTGTGGAACTGGGTGGCCCGGCGATTTACCACGGCGAACTGCATGAGCGTCCGCAACTGGGCGAGGGCGTTCAGGCCGATGCCGACTCTATTGATCGTGGCTGGCAATTGGTCCAGCGCGGCGTATGGTTATGGCTGCTGATTCTCTGCGTGGGGGCTGAATTCTATGCTTGAACACGGTGGCCGGCTGCGCCAGGCTGCACTCGATTACGGTATCGCCGAGGCCGACTGGCTCGATCTGTCCAGCGGTCTGGCGCCGTGGCCGTTTCCGATCCCGGAAATCCCGCTGCGCGCCTGGGCACGCTTGCCGGAAACCGATGACGGTCTGGAGCAGGCGGCGTGCGATTACTACGGCGCATCGCAAGTGCTGCCGGTGGCCGGCTCGCAAATGGCGATCCAGTTGCTGCCGCGTTTGCGTCGGGCGGGCAAGGTCGGCGTGCTGTCGCCGTGTTATGCCGAGCACGCCGAAGCCTGGCGCCGCAGCGGCTACATCGTGCGCGAAGTGCTGGAGCAGGAAGTCGAGTTCTTTCTCGACAGCCTCGACGTGCTGGTGGTGGTCAATCCGAACAACCCGACCGGCCTGAGCCTGACCCCGGCGCGCCTGCTTGACTGGCATGCACGACTGGCCCAGCGCGGCGGTTGGCTGGTGGTTGATGAAGCGTTCATGGACA
The sequence above is drawn from the Pseudomonas sp. FP2196 genome and encodes:
- a CDS encoding AI-2E family transporter; this encodes MADTRRWFWLGGVVLLCAFVWLLHPILTPFLVALLLAYLFDPLVDRLEKLGLSRTWGVIAVFALFTLIVTALMLVLVPMLAKQLLRLYELAPQMLDWLQHTAVPWAQSKLGLSDGFWKFDKVKAAISEHMGQTTDIVGVVLSQATASSLALIGWLANLVLIPVVSFYLLRDWDVMMAKIRSLLPRDREERVVALAGECHEVLGAFVRGQLLVMLALGVIYAAGLMIVGLELGLLIGLIAGLAAIVPYMGFVIGIGAALIAGLFQFGGDLYPMIGIVAVFMVGQALEGMVLTPLLVGDRIGLHPVAVIFAILAGGELFGFTGVLLALPVAAVIMVLVRHVHDLYKDSDIYSGVDEPEL
- the hda gene encoding DnaA regulatory inactivator Hda, whose protein sequence is MKPIQLPLGVRLRDDATFINYYPGANAAALGYVERLCEADAGWTESLIYLWGKHGVGRTHLLQAACLRFEQMGEPAVYLPLAELMDRGVEILDNLEQYELVCLDDLQVIAGKADWEEAMFHLFNRLRDSGRRLLIAASTSPRELPVKLADLKSRLTLALIFQMRPLSDEDKLRALQLRASRRGLHLTDEVGHFILTRGTRSMSALFDLLEQLDQASLQAQRKLTIPFLKETLGW
- a CDS encoding C40 family peptidase yields the protein MLKRFAPLVPLALVTLLYGCAAHSPVQEQPQQVKNSATAQSSVIYQEELDTEKELSDFNKKPYELPVLADSILERGMSLIGTRYRFGGTSEAGFDCSGFIGYLFREEAGMNLPRSTREMINVDAPLVSRSNLEPGDLLFFATNGRRGRVSHAGIYLGDNQFIHSSSRRSGGVRIDSLGDSYWSKTFIEAKRALANAPTVVTARK
- a CDS encoding C40 family peptidase, which translates into the protein MTMSARLALMFFAALLSACASRTPPTAPVVRAPVVFGPSQAFSPAAEDVLFRALGLVGTPYRWGGNTPDSGFDCSGLIGFVYRDAAGISLPRSTRELIVMQAPNVGKEGLQTGDLIFFATNGGSQVSHAGIYVGEGRFVHAPATGGTVKLDSLSKAYWQKAYLSAKRVLQPEHLAHNP
- a CDS encoding sorbosone dehydrogenase family protein, producing the protein MRKSQLALVIALAGGLAACGESSSLQVTDGTGPSPKLPEPNKTLIPTVNIAPAIGWPEGAKPTAATGTQVAAFAEGLDHPRWLYVLPNGDVLVAETNAPPKPDDSQGIRGWVMKQVMGKAGAGVPSPNRITLLRDADHDGVAETRTVFLQNLNSPFGMTLVGNDLYVADTDRLLRFNYEAGATEIKTQPIKVTDLPGGTLNHHWTKNVIASKDGSKLYVTVGSNSNVGENGMDQEEGRAAIWEVDRATGNHRIFASGIRNPNGLAWEPTSGALWTAVNERDEIGSDLVPDYITSVKDGGFYGWPFSYYGQHVDVRVEPQNPDLVAKAIAPDYAVGPHTASLGLTFAEGNKLPAQFKEGAFIGQHGSWNRKPHSGYKVIFVPFTGGKPNGQPVDVLTGFLDKDENALGRPVGVVIDQQGGLLVADDVGNKVWRVSASK
- the cobO gene encoding cob(I)yrinic acid a,c-diamide adenosyltransferase; translation: MTDSPERDERHLARMQRKKAVIDERIANSPDECGLVLVLTGNGKGKSSSAFGMLARAMGHGMQCGVVQFIKGRNSTGEELFFRRFPEQVRFHVMGEGFTWETQDRQRDIAAAEAAWAVSRELLRDPSIGLVVLDELNIALKHGYLDLDQVLSDLQARPPMQHVVVTGRGAKPEMVEMGDTVTEMGMLKHAFQAGIKAQKGVEL
- a CDS encoding cobyrinate a,c-diamide synthase; translation: MNQPRHCPAVLIAAPASGQGKTTVTAALARLHRNQGRKVRVFKCGPDFLDPMILERASGAPVYQLDMWMVGEHESRRLLWEAAAEADLILIEGVMGLFDGTPSSADLARHFGVPVLGVIDGTAMAQTFGALALGLAKYQPDLPFAGVLANRVGTLRHAQLLEGSLTEGLRWYGALSRETGIELPSRHLGLVQASELNDLDMRLGAAAEALASSCEVALPPAVEFAAPEVLIAEPLLKDVRIAVARDEAFAFTYGASLDLLRAMGAELSFFSPIRDTQLPEADSLYLPGGYPELHHVALAQNTAMLDAIRAHHAAGKPLLAECGGMLYLLDSLTDVEGTRAELVGLLAGDAVMQKRLAALALQAVDLPEGSLRGHTYHHSLTTTELTPIARGLSPNGGRGAEAVYREGRMTASYVHFYFPSNPVAIAALFAPDSEAAFASRLAPTVETVVTEEMRSLVGASLLAKGP
- the bluB gene encoding 5,6-dimethylbenzimidazole synthase, whose protein sequence is MTDSTFSEAEREAVYRVIAERRDMRHFTGGTVAPELLSRLLEAAHQAPSVGLMQPWRFIRISDRTLRGQIQHLVEEERIRTAEALGERSDEFMKLKVEGINDCAEVLVAALMDDREKHIFGRRTLPEMDMASLSCAIQNLWLASRAEGLGMGWVSLFEPQALADLLQLPAGAKPLAVLCLGPVKEFYPAPMLVLEGWAQARPLNELLYENYWGVSQ
- the cbiB gene encoding adenosylcobinamide-phosphate synthase CbiB, which encodes MSVALLSVAAVALDALLGEPKRWHPLVAFGNFAGRIEQRFNAGGRGWRSHGVTAWVIAVLPLTLLATAFSWAPYVGWIVEILALYCALGMRSLGEHVEPVAKALRADDLDEARKRVGYLVSRQTSELDSTAVARAATESVLENGSDAVFAALFWFAVAGAPGVVLYRLSNTLDAMWGYRNERFERFGWCAAKIDDVLNYIPARLVALTYAVLGKTRLALKCWRTQAPKWDSPNAGPVMAAGAGALGVELGGPAIYHGELHERPQLGEGVQADADSIDRGWQLVQRGVWLWLLILCVGAEFYA
- the cobD gene encoding threonine-phosphate decarboxylase CobD, which codes for MLEHGGRLRQAALDYGIAEADWLDLSSGLAPWPFPIPEIPLRAWARLPETDDGLEQAACDYYGASQVLPVAGSQMAIQLLPRLRRAGKVGVLSPCYAEHAEAWRRSGYIVREVLEQEVEFFLDSLDVLVVVNPNNPTGLSLTPARLLDWHARLAQRGGWLVVDEAFMDNTPQLSLAAHTHQIGLIVLRSFGKFFGLAGVRLGFVLAERKLLKLLAEQVGPWAVSGPTRVLGQACLQDTEGHTRQRIRSDEASERLALLLERYGFKPQGGCALFQWLITEQAQALHEFMARRGILLRIFTHNSSVRFGLPANAAEESRLEQALQAFAKEIQ